The Zavarzinella sp. sequence CCGGACCTGAGAGATGCCATTTGCCGAAAATGCCCGTCTGATAGCCTGCTTGCTGTAAGGCGGCAGCCATTGTCAGATTCTCTTTCGCCAGTCCGGATTTATTTGGGATTGGAATCAGCCGCATTTGCTGTGCCGGCCCACGGTTAGTGCTGCCCACCGCAAAGACGTGGTGCCTGGGTGTGTATTGACCCGAAAGCAAACAGGCCCTGCTGGGAGCACAATTTCCAGCACAGGAATATGCATTGGAAAAAACCATTCCCTGCTTTGCCATGTTGTCGATGTGGGGAGTTTCGTGAAAATCAGACCCCTGATAACCAACATCTTTCCAGCCAAGGTCATCGGTAAAGATCAACACAATGTTCGGTGGTTTTGGTTTTTCACACCATGCTTGTGGGGGCAGAAACAGCCAAATGGCTAATAACGCTGCGAAAAATTTTGGCATCTGTTTACTTCCAACTTAGGTTGAATCGTTGGCAATAGTTTACAGGATTGGCGACAGCAGGCGGCAGGCATTTTCGGCCATTTTGCTGATGAGCGGCCTTTGGGCAAAGGTATCGGCCTGCAGGTGAATTGAAAGCTCACAATCTTTCAGGAACTGTTCACTGAGTGGGGCAATCAGATCCTGATGATGCAGAATTGCGGTTACTTCAAAATTCAGAAACATGCTGCGGTTATCAAAGTTAGCTGATCCCACAGAGGCCCATGAATCATCTACCAGCAGATATTTGGCATGAATAAAACCTGCCGTGTATTGATAGATCTGCACCCCCGCACTCAACAGCGTGGACCAGTAGTACCGTGAAGCCAGCAGCGGAACCCACTTGTCTGGTCGAAAGGGCAACACAATCCGCACATCTCGCCCCATGCGTGCAGCGATGATTAAGGCATCCATTAGTGCGGTATCTGGCACGAAATATGGCGTGACCAACCAGATACGGCTTTTGGCCTGCATCATCGCCGCCAGGTAAATTTCGCGGATGGCTTTAATTTCCTGATCGGGTCCAGACCAGGCAAGCTGCACTGCATGAGTGCCAGAATTGGTTGATTGAAAATACTTTTCTGCTTCCAGCCTTTCACCACAGGCAAAATCCCAGTCTTCGGCAAACAGTTCCTGCATTGAACGAACGCCAGGTCCGCGAACTTCGATCAAAGTATCTCGCCAGTTTCCGAAAAAAGACGATTCCCCGAGGTATTCAGTGCCGATATTAAACCCGCCCGTGAAGCCGATCTGCCCATCTACGACCAGAATCTTCCGGTGGTTACGCAAGTTGATCTGAAATCGTCGCCACAGTGGGTTGAGCAGGGTAAGAAAAGGCGAAACTTTTACACCTGACAGTTTTAAATCGCGGATCGTTTTACGCTGGAGTTTCCATGAGCCAATAGCATCGTATAAAAACCGAACTTCGACACCCGCTTTTGCTTTTTCGATTAACAAATCAACAAACTGGTTGCCCAGCCGATCGTTTCGAAAGATAAACATTTCCAGATGAATGTGGTGTTTTGCCGCTGAAATCGCCTCAATCATCGCTTCAAATGCTGTTTGGCCGTCATGATAAAGTGCAATGGAATTCCCTGCAATCAGTGGGGAGGCACCCACCTTTGCTGCCAGGCGAACGATCTCGGTGTTTTCCGGGTTTACGGCTTGACGACCTTTTCGTAAGGACCTGTAAGATAATGACTTGCGTCGTTTTTCTCCGATTGGTTTGGCAATTGTGTTCCTGCCAAAGAGATAAAAAATGAGAAACCCAAAAAATGGGATGAGTAATACCAGAAGGCACCAGGCAATGGTCGAAGTGGGTTCTCGCTTGCTGTTCAGTACACGCCAGATCGTAATGATATCGATCACCAGCACAACAAATGCAATCGTTCCAGTGAGTGTGGGGAGCGAAAAATTCATGAAACTACCCAGAAGTGAACCGTGTCGACAGTTGTATAATTATTTCATTATATAATCAATTGGTTTCGAAAAGTCGTTCTCTAGTGGTTTGCTTCATAGTCTCTGATTTTCAACAGTCGGCGGTCATGTCGACCACCTTCGAATTCTGTTTCAATCCAGATTTTTACCATCCGCTCTGCATCATCATTACCCAGGAAATCAGCGGAAAAGCAGAGAATGTTGGCATCATTGTGCCGACGACTCAACTCCGCTTCAATCTGGTCTCGACAGGTGACCGCACGCACGCCAGCAACTTTGTTGGCAGCGATGCACATTCCAAACCCCGTTCCACAGATTAATATTCCCCGGTCTGCGTCGCCACGTGCTACCGCCTCAGCGACTGGAATCGCATAATCCGGGTAGTCTGCAGGGTCTTCACCATTGAACGCACCCTGATCAACCACCTCGAGACCTAGCTTGCGAAGTAAATCGATCGTTTTTGCTTTAATTGCAAACCCACGATGATCACTTCCAACAACAATTTTCATACCGGGGAATACCTCCTCAACAAGAATTAATATGTAATTGTACAGTTTTTCTAAATTTTCTGTATCCCTGTGTTCACAAGTGACAGGGTTTTTGCAACGAAAATCAGATGAGGGGAAAAAGTTCCTCTTCTGGCCGAATTCTGCCCTATTTTCGTTGACCGGGCATACCGAGTCGTGTTATCAGTTGCTGTTTGATTCTGTAATTGGAATTTTTTCAAAAGATTCGGAGAGAAAACAACGTGGCTGGACCAACCCGCGGTAACCTCCCACCGGCGGAATCGATCAGCGAGAAAACTGTTCTTCGCAATCGACGCGTGGGCTTATGGTTGTTTGCACTTTATCTGCTGTTCTATGGTGCCTATGTCGTGATCAGCGCCTGGAAGCCGCAATGGATGGCAGGTGATGCATTTTCTGGTCTGAATTGGGCGGTTGTCAGTGGAATGGCTTTAATCTTTGGTGCGTTTCTGATCGCCCTGATATACAGTTTTATTTGCCGCAACCCCAGTGGAGGCAAATCGTGATCTACGAACCAACAACTACGGCGGTGCTGATTTTTATGGCATTTGTTGCCGTAACTTTGGGCTTAAGCTGGTATCTGGGCCGCAAATCGGGCAGCTCCGCGAACTATTATGCCGCAGGTGGGGGGGTGTCGTGGTTCGTGAACGGCATTGCCTTTGCTGGAGATTACCTCTCTGCTGCCTCTTTTTTAGGCATATGCGGGATGATTGCTTTCTATGGCTACGATGGCTTTCTGTATTCCATTGGCTATCTGGCAGGCTGGATTGTCGCACTGTTGGTCATTGCGGAACCACTTCGCCGTTTGGGACGCTACACGTTTGCCGATGCTCTGAACCACCAATTCCAATCCCGTGGGGTAAAACTGGTCGTCGCGATCAGTACTCTGGTGGTCAGCGTGTTCTATCTGATCCCACAAATGGTGGGTGCAGGAGTTCTGATTCGCCCACTGCTTGGATTCCCACACTGGGCTGGTGTGCTGATGGTGGGTGCGATAGTCATTTTCATCGTCGCAACTGCTGGTATGGCTTCCACCACCTATGTACAATTCTTTAAAGGTTCCATGTTGCTGGTGTTCAGCGGCATCCTTACGGTGATGATCTTGCAGCGTGGGCTGAAGGTCGATCAATCACCAAATGCCAGTCAATCGCAGTCCATTACCGTTCAACCAGACGGGAAACGGCTGGTCAATGGACTGCCGATTGGCACGGGACCGGGCGAAGCCACTTTAAGGCCAGTGGGCCATGTTCAGCGATTGCCTGATGGAAAAATGGAAACTGGTCCGCTGGGACCAGTCGAATACCTGGCGATATTGCGTGCGAGTGATATCGTTCTCTGGAAAGCGAATCAGCAACGTGCTGAAGATGGTTCGGTAACTACGACGTATCAAGCGAAAGTTACCCCGGGTGCCGACATTCTTCGACCGGGTAACAGCCCCACGTTTCAGGGTTTGCAACAGGATTCCTGGCTGGCAAAGATTAATTTTTACTCATTAATGCTGGCGTTGTTTTGTGGCACTGCTTCATTGCCCCACATTCTGATCAGGTATTACACGGTGAAAGACACCGCATCTGCCAGAAAAAGCACTGTTGTGGGCATCGCTGCTATTGGCTGCTTCTACGTGCTGACGCTCTTTATGGGTCTTGGGGCGATGACAGGTGGTTCTATTGATGTTACCAACAGCAATATGGCGGCCCCACTGCTGGCCCGTAGCTTTGGTGAATGGCCGTTTGCCATTATTTCTGCCGTTGCATTCACCACAGTGCTTGGAACAGTCAGTGGGTTGATCGTTGCCGCCAGTGGTGCAGTGGTGCACGATGTCTTTAATGGTTACTTAAAATGGAAAATGACTGATGCCGAGGAGGTTCGATTTGGACGAATAACCGCTGTGGCGGTGGGCTGCATCGCCATCGTTTTGGGGATTCTGTTTGAAAAGTTAAATGTGAATTTCCTTGTTGGTTGGGCGTTCAGTGTTGCTGCGTCAGCCAATTTGCCCGCGTTGATCATGTTATTGTTCTGGAAACGCACCACTCGTCAGGGGGTAATTGCTTCTGTCAGTTTGGGAATGTTGTTTTCACTTGGCTGGATTTTACTGAGCGGCGATACATTTAAATCGGTATACAACTTACCGGCAGATCTATCACCTATCCCGTTTAACCAGCCGGGGATTGTCACGATTCCGCTCAGCTTTCTGGTGCTGATCATCGTATCTTTGTTCACTCAACCAAAACCATCGTCTGGGGTGTAAAATCTTTATGGTAGATTTACCACCAATCATCCCGTTTGAACCGATTCTCAAACCCGCAATCTGGGGAGGGAACAGGTTGCAGAAATTTCTACAGGTTCCTCCCACGGATGACCTGATCGGTGAAGCATGGCTGTTGTCAGATACCGCGTCTGATCCCAGTGTGGTTTCTACAGGCCCGTTGGCTGGCAGAAATCTTCGGGACTTAATGGATTCCTGCAGGGATGAACTGATTGGGGTTTCCAAATCACAGCGGTTTCCTGTGCTGCTAAAGCTGATTGATGCCCGCACGGAACTATCAGTTCAAGTGCATCCGACGAACGAACTTGCAAAAAAACTGGAACCCACCAGTAGCAGTGTGGGCAAAACGGAAGCCTGGCGAATCATCGATTGTGCTGATGATTCAATAATTTATGCGGGTTTCAGCAAGCGATGTAGTTCGGAGGCCTTTCGGGTTGCCATTGATAGTAACACGGTGCTGGAATACCTGAATCAGAGCAGGCCCGAACCTGGTGGTTGCTATTTTCTGAAGGCGGGCACGATCCACGCCATCGGTAAGAACATTCTGCTATTTGAGATTCAGCAAACATCGGACATCACCTATCGGCTGTACGATTGGGGGCGGGTTGATCCGGTAACGAAACAACCTCGCACCCTGCATATCGACAAAGGACTGGAAGCGACTGATTTTTCCATTTTGCGGTGTGAACCGATCGAACCAACTTTGGCATTGAAAGGTCAGACCACCACCGCACGCCTAGTTGATTGTCCTTATTTTACATTCAACGAAATTGAGATCCAGGAGCCATTGTTCATTGGTAATCAAGGTGTTGCTCGTGCGATAGTCCCACTGCAGGGCAGTGTGGAAATTGTGGCGGGAAATACCAGCATTGTTGCAAAAAACGGTTACGCTTATCTGTTGCCTGCCCAGCACGGAATGGCATTACTGACACCGCGGGATGATGCCGTAATTATGGACTGCACCTGGAAATAACCTGTTGTTACGGCGCCCCATACAGACCAGCAATGGTTGCCTGCTGTTGTTGCTTTTCCATCCACTGTTGAATTTCAACAATTTCATTCTGAAGTCGCTGAATCAATTCACGCTCCTCACGCAGATTCTTCAATGCGTCACGTGGGATGGCCAGATACACTTTCAGCAGTTCCGCTTGTAAGCGAGTGCCCAACTCCTGTCGAAAATCTTCTTTTACTGCAGCCCAGCGTAAGGGCAACAGCAATGCAATGAGCAAGTGGAAGAAAATCAACACCACCAGGGTCAGCAGGAAGGGCAGGGCGATATCAAACACCGAACCGATTTCTGATTTCATGAAGTATCGCCACAACAGGACAATCAAGGCTGCAATAAACGTAATTTCCGGCAGGATGTTTGCTGCTGAAATCAATCCCATCTGTAATGCTTTCTTCCCATGTTTTGGCTCGGTCAGAGCCCGTTCAACTTCACGTAAGGATTCCACGATTGCCTGATCGTAAACTGTTTCCCAATCGTACCGCACAGCAGACTGGGTGGGGCCATTAATCAGTTGAATCGGCAGGCGATGACGATCTGCTTCCAATAATAACTTGTTAGCGAGGGCATTGGTGCGTTGGATCAAGACTCGGTCACTGGCAGTGCGGGTGCATTCGTGGGCAAACGCTGTCAGAGTCCAGTCCGCCTTCGTTTCTGTGGGGGACTCCATTTTCGGCACAATTGGCAGGCGGGTTTGCAAACGCGAGCCAACAAAGCGAATTTTAGTGGTCAATTTCGCATATGCTGCCATTAATCCACGGTAACGCTGCTGAATTTCCAGCCGGAAATGATGCTCAATTTCATTGGAATGCGGTTCCAGCGTGTTACACAGGATTTCAGCAAACTCATCGGCTTCTTTCTCCAGAATTGCTTTCCAGCCATTCTCTGTCAGCATGCCTTCCTGCATAAACTCGGGTGGGATGGCAGCTTGCAGTGATTGCTGCAACTGTTCCATCAGTTGATTCACCCCTTTTGCCTTGATCGCTTCAATTTCTACCCGGGTCAAACCCAGTTCCAGCCATTGCTGCAGTTCGGTAAATTGCTCTCCCTCCGGGATTTCTGGCTCCACTTTGTTGGTACGGGCATCCACCCATGCCTGTGCTACTACCCGAAATAATTTTGGATCTTGAAAACCCTCTTTCTGCAAATCGGCCAGTAAATCCAGATCAGGGCGGACCCCACTGGAAATCGCATGGGTACAGCGATCCCACTTGTTTAATACAAATGCAAATGCACGTCGTTTACGGTGCTGCTTGAACAATTCCCACCCGAGCTGATCGTGGTATTTTTCCTGCGAACCGACGTACAGCACGATATCGGCCACTGGCAGAAGAGCTAGTAGCTTTTCGCGATTTCCCAGGTCATTACTATCCAGGTCTGGCGTATCTACGATGACTTTCTGCGCCAGTTCGGTGCGGTCGTGGGGCACCAGCTTACAGTGTCGCAGTGGCTTCGCTAACTGTTCCGGTTTTACTGTCTCGTAATAATACACCACTGGATCTCGTGTGGTGGGCCGAGTAAACGATGCCTGAGCCACCGCATCGCCTGCCAGGGCATTCATCAGCGTGGATTTCCCCACACCAGTACCGCCCATCAGCATGATGATCAGCAAAGGTTTTTCCACTGCGAATTCTTCACCCTTGCGCGATAAATCTGCCAGCATACCGGTCATACTGGCCTGGGGAATCATCCCCATTGGCAACAGGTGGGGGCCTTGAAACCAGCCACGTAAATCCCGTTCCAGTCGATGCATCAGCGGCGACAACGTCCGTAAAATCGGTTCGGGTGGATTCAGATCGTTGGGGTCTTCACTCATGATTGCGAACGCTTGTCAATTAACTGGGAAAGTTGGAGGATCGATTCCGGGATTGTTTTCAGTGCATAATGAAGTTTTTCGTATGTGGATCCACCTGTCACTGGCCATTGAGAAAGCCATTCACTTAATGGGTGGCTGATGCCAGCCGTCATTAAATGAAGTTTATGATCGTGAAAAGCACGTCGTCGTGATTCAACCATCTGCCACACAAACAGTTCAATGATCTGATGAATTAATGACACAAATACCACGATATAAATGATGGTGGGCCAGTTGAACCCACCCAGCAAAAACGCGGCGACAATTGCCGCAACATCCAGCAGAAGAATCCCAGCCCGTATCCCAGCCAGCACGCGGGGCCGTTTTTCAAGCGATTGACACACTCTGCGCGCCGCATTTTCAATTTCTTCTGCTGAACTGAACTGATAATGTCGAAAAACAGCCTGAAACTGCTCGCGGGATTCTGCCGCGAAGCGATGCGAATAAGATTGGGCTACATGTCGCCAGATCGGGTGCTGGCCCGATTTGGCAATTGCCGTTGCTTTCAATTCATCCAGCCAGCCATTCCAGGCATTTTCAATCACACGCGTTTCGGTGCCCATGGGCGAGGCGGGGCGGGCAATGATTTTCCCAATCAATTTTCGTAGCTGCAAGTAGGGCCAGCGCAAGAGCCCCAGCGTAAATGACAAACCTTTTCCAGCACCTGGAAGTTCCAGCAATTGCAGAAGTTGTTCCTTGGCATCATCAAATCGTTGAAACTGGGCGTTGTTCAAAAACTCTAGTTGATACGCTTCTTCATATTTCAGTTTGCAAGTATACACCGCACTCCGCCATTCTTCGATTGCCGACAGGTCGCTTTTGGCCATTTCTGCAAGACTATTGCCAAGAGTCTGCAGGTAGTGCATCCCTTGCAAAACAGATCGTTTGCGGGCGATTTCACCATTCAGGCTTACCTGCACCTCATTCAACAGTGGGATGCGATATTCCGAAGCCAGACTGGGGTTTTCTAAATGTTCCTTGGGTAAAAAAGGAATTGCCAACACAGGAATGGTTCCTGCATGCTCACTCGAATTCGCCCGGCGCTGCAGTACTTCCTGGCGAAAATGTTCCCGAAGAGTATCCACCTGGTTCGGACGCATTTTAGTCAGCACGACCAGTACCTGTTTTCCAGCAGCCAGCATTTGCCCCAGAAAATCTGTGGGTACTTCATCGTTATACCGTTCATCAGATGCAACGAAGATCACCAGATCTGCCAGTGCGGTTACTTCGTACAAGCGTAAGAGATAACCCCCTGCTGCTGATGTGGTCATATCCGGACAGTCCCAGACCACAAAATCGGTCATCCCTGTATCCATGGTACTCGTCTGCCGAATCTGGTAAACATCTTCGTCCAGATTCGCGGGTGCTACGGTATCCAGTTTTCGCAGTGGTCCCAGAAAGCCCAAATGCCCAGCCCACGTGGAAGGGCCTTGTTGTCCGATATAACCAATCGGGTGCCTGGTATAGCCAGCCTGGGGATTGGCTTCAGCAATCATGCCGCCCAGCAAAAAATTTACGACAGTACTTTTACCGGTGCCCGCACCACCAACCACAGCGATATGGAGTGGGAGGGCACCCTGACCATCAATCCATGGGCCAATGACATTGCGTACCAGTGCCGCACCAAATCGTAGCCGCAGCACTTTGGGTGGTGCCTGTTCGGAATCGCGCCAATGATCTTCCAGCCAGCTGAATTGGTCTGCTAGCTGGCTGATGACAATCCGGTGATCGACGCCTTCCATCAGTTACCCCCTTTCTCGGCACATACAACTTTACCACACGATTCAGGATCGAAATGCTGGCAGATATCGCGGTGCCGCAGGTCGATCCAGTCGAAACATATCTACCTCCAGCCGTGGAGTGGTTCCAATGATCAGGTCTTCAACAACTTCCGCAGTCGCAATAGACAGTTGAATGCCAGCTCGGAAATGACCTGTGGCAAGTATCAGATTATCCCATGCATTTGATTTGCCGATGTAAGGCAGACCGTCTGCGGTGCCAGGCCGCAATCCAGCCCAGGTGCGGACAACGGGATAGTGTTGCAACGCTGGCACAACAGCACAGGCGAACTCTTTCAAAACCTCTGTGCCATGTTCTGTGGGCAGTTTATCATACTCTGCTTCTGGTTCTTCTGTCGATCCTGCCAGAATCAAACCATCCCCACGTGGGACCAGATACGACCGATCCAATTCAATCACGTGCTTCAAGGTATTGGGTTCTGCTTTAAACTGCACCAGTTGGCCTTTCACAGGATAAAGGCTCATCGCTGGCACCCCTGGAGGTAACAGCCGATTACTCCATGCACCTGCACACAATACAAAGTTCTTTGCAGTCAGGTGCGTCCCACGTTCATCAATGGCGGCACACAGGTGCTGCTTTTTGCCATGCCAGCCAACAATCTCATTTTCGGGTAGAATTATCACACCTTGTCGGCGACAACCTTCCTCTAACGCTTTCAAGTGCCAGGGATTACGCACCTGGGACAGTGTTGGCAGTGCAACAGCAACATGATGCTGTGGAATGCGCAGACCAGGTTCGCAGGATTGAATGTCAGGATCAGAAATCTCCTGACATTCAATCCCTTCCGCTACCCAATGGGACATTGTTTCAGCAATCTCATCGTGGTGGAGCAAAACAAGCCCACCACATTTCCTGAAGCCGCTGGAAAGATTTGTTCGTTCCTGTAGCTGGGCACAAAATTCGGCAAATCGACTGGTGCTGAGTGCACGCAATTGTTCATAACCTGTTGAAGCGAACTGTGGATTCCCAGGTGGGACGATCCCTGCACCAGCCCAGGATGCTTCTTTACCGGGGGATCGCCGATCAACCAGCGTTACTGTAAGTCCTTTGCTGGCAAGGTGATAGGCGCATGTCAGGCCAATAACTCCCCCACCGACAATCAGAACATCCGAAATTTTGTCCATGCATTACGTTATATCAATGAAACATCGCTACAAAACCTCCCACAGATGCAAAATCAAAGTGCAGTTCGGAACCAAAATATTCCACCGCTGATTAGTAGACGCTTGAACATGTAATTTTGTTCCCCAAAAATTCCCGATTATAGAATTTTTTTCATATTTTTGTTCTTTCAAAATAGTGAACTTCTGCGGGTGGTAACAAAGAATCACGCACCGGCACCTGAAAAGCCGATAATCGCTGATGATTGATTGCAGAGTGGCGTAGACATATGAATTTCAATATTCGTTTGGGTGTTATATCTTTTGCATTGTTCTGCTTTTGTGCTGACGTTCATCAGATTGTAGCTCAGCAGAAAAAAGTTCCTTTTGCAGTCGATAGGGTGGTCCAGGCCCAGGCAATCGTCGTTGACAAAAACAAAGAAGAAAATTTGCGTAAAGACTTACCTGTAAATAACTTCCGTGCATTAGGGCTGGATGATCTTATTTCGCGTTCCCTGGCCACGCACCCACGATTAGGGAAGGCAGGGTTTGTTGTAGAGCAAGCAAAAGGCTACCACTATCAGGCGGGGTTGTACCCCAATCCTGTGTTAAACCTGGTTGGGGATGAGCTGGGAGATGTTCAGGGCCCAGTTGGCATTCTCACCATCCCTGGAATCAGCCAGGAAATCGTCACAGCATCAAAACTTTCCCTCGGTCAGGCGGTGGCTGCCAAAGAAGTCGATGGTGCCAATTTGCGTCTGCTGGAAGAACGATACGAATTAATCGGCAGCATCCGAGCCCAGTATATCGCTGTGATCTGCTTACAAAGGAGAGCCCAGGTCTATGCTGATCTGGTTCAACTGACCGAAACCGCCACAAAGAACTCGCAGGCACTTTTTGAAAATAATCTTCTGCCCAAACTGGCGTTGTTAAGGCAGGAAGTGGCCCTGGAACGGATCCGAGCAGAAGAGCTGGCAATTTCAGCACAACTGGTGGCCGCTTTTCAGGCACTTGCCGCAGTCGCTGGCGATCTGCAGCTTCCCCCACAATTATTGGGCAGTTTACTTGATCAGCCTGTGCCCGTTTACGATGCTGACCAACTCCGGTCCGTGGTGCTGCAAATTCACCCCAGAGTCCGCCGATTTCAGGTGGAAATTGAACAGCGAACCGCCCAGCTCGCCAAAGCGAACGCCGATGTGATCCCAAATGTGACTGTTTCCACTGGATACGTATATCAGGGGCAGAATAAATCCCACGACTGGACGCTGGGAGTATCAGTACCCATTCCCAGTTGGAATCGCAACGAGGGAAATATTTTCGCCGCACGAATGGGAATTCATATTGCTCAGAAACAACTGGAAGTGGTGCAGTTGGAGCTGGCGGAAGGTGTAGCAAAAACTTACCAGGATTACGCTGCGGGGTTAGCAAAGGTAAAGCAGTATCAGGAAAAAATACTCCCTCGGATTGAGGATTTGTACCAGCAATCATTGAAAGCCTTTCAACAGGGGCAGTTGCCTTTCAACGATATTACTCTGGTGCAGCAGAACCTGGTCAACACAAGACTGGAATTTCTCCAGGAACAGGAGCGTGCCTGGCAGGCAGCAGCTAGATTGTCTGCGTTGTTAATGGAAGATCAATGGCCGCCAGCGAGGCAAAAGTGAAAAAGAATGAGAAAAACTCATTTTTGCAGTGGATTTTAAAAACCGGAAGCGGGCACCACCGTAAGAACCATAGATTTGCCACCACGTAAGATTTCAACCACTGCTTTCTGTTTGGGTTTAACAAAAGATGCAGCAATCAGGGTGTCATCGACAGTATCGGTCCACCGACCACCAATTGTGAGAAGTTTATCACCTTTTTTCAATCCCGCTTTAGCTGCGGGACTTTCTGGGAAAACATTGGAAACAATCACGCCATTGGCTTCATCATCGTCATCGTTCTGAATGTCGAAACCCAGCAGGGCGCCAGCACCCACAATTTTCGGTTCCTGTTTCCCAGACATCGACGACATCATACGGTTCATCATAGCCTGCATTACATCTTCACTTTTGTAACCGTTGGGCACAAAAGTCAGTTCTTTTTTGGCATAATCTACCGACATGCGGAACTGGCTGAAGAACGGGAAGCCCACAATTCCTTCGATGGAACCATATTTTTCCTTGTATTCTTCGGAAAACAGTTTCACTGTGGGGTGATCCATGATCTGAGCGGATGTGTTTTCTGCAACCAGACTTCCCACCTGGAACTTGGCAATTTGTGCGTTCCCCATCATCCCAAACAGAGGGATAAGTGGTTTATCTTTGGCTTTTGCAAGCAAGCCCGCATCTTTCGCAATGCGGGGGCTGATCAAAGAAGTGGGGGCACCCGTATCAAAAATCAGATTGTAAGGGCCATTTCCATCCAGTTTCACTTTGACGATGAAGTGGCCGGAAGAAACAAGTTCAAATGGAACCACCACCGCTTCAGCGGGTTTCACCAGCGGTTTGGTATCCGCGTGTAAAGCTAAACTCAAAAAGAGTAAGGTAAGGATTGTTTTCATGATTAGATCCCCTTTCCAAGTGTCATTTCGAGTTTGGTTTCTTTCCCACCCCGTAACACAGTCAGTGCAACAATACTGTCAGAACCAAGTTTGCTGAAGGAATCCAGTAATTTTTCAATCGTTGCAGCTTCGATTTTGCCTTTCGAAACGATCAAGTCCCCTACTTGTAAACCGGATTTGGCAGCAGGACTGTTGGCCAGAATCTGTTTCACAATCACACCTTCTTTCGTAATACCTAATTCTGCACCCACGAAGCCACGCTGGTTGACGGCATAATTTGGTTTGATTCCACTGAATGCCGCCAGGAACTTCATCATTGTGCCCATCATTTCCAGGCTGGACTGACCCGAATCTTTTTCTTTCCCAGTGATCCGCTTGGGTTCAGGCAGTTCAATATCAACAGGTGTCCATAACAACTTGTCTTCATTAAAATCGTAAACAATCCGATAACGAGACAAAATGTTGTATCCAATGACGCCATGCAGTTCGCAGCCCGCCAACCCCATC is a genomic window containing:
- a CDS encoding GTPase — encoded protein: MEGVDHRIVISQLADQFSWLEDHWRDSEQAPPKVLRLRFGAALVRNVIGPWIDGQGALPLHIAVVGGAGTGKSTVVNFLLGGMIAEANPQAGYTRHPIGYIGQQGPSTWAGHLGFLGPLRKLDTVAPANLDEDVYQIRQTSTMDTGMTDFVVWDCPDMTTSAAGGYLLRLYEVTALADLVIFVASDERYNDEVPTDFLGQMLAAGKQVLVVLTKMRPNQVDTLREHFRQEVLQRRANSSEHAGTIPVLAIPFLPKEHLENPSLASEYRIPLLNEVQVSLNGEIARKRSVLQGMHYLQTLGNSLAEMAKSDLSAIEEWRSAVYTCKLKYEEAYQLEFLNNAQFQRFDDAKEQLLQLLELPGAGKGLSFTLGLLRWPYLQLRKLIGKIIARPASPMGTETRVIENAWNGWLDELKATAIAKSGQHPIWRHVAQSYSHRFAAESREQFQAVFRHYQFSSAEEIENAARRVCQSLEKRPRVLAGIRAGILLLDVAAIVAAFLLGGFNWPTIIYIVVFVSLIHQIIELFVWQMVESRRRAFHDHKLHLMTAGISHPLSEWLSQWPVTGGSTYEKLHYALKTIPESILQLSQLIDKRSQS
- a CDS encoding FAD-dependent oxidoreductase; this translates as MDKISDVLIVGGGVIGLTCAYHLASKGLTVTLVDRRSPGKEASWAGAGIVPPGNPQFASTGYEQLRALSTSRFAEFCAQLQERTNLSSGFRKCGGLVLLHHDEIAETMSHWVAEGIECQEISDPDIQSCEPGLRIPQHHVAVALPTLSQVRNPWHLKALEEGCRRQGVIILPENEIVGWHGKKQHLCAAIDERGTHLTAKNFVLCAGAWSNRLLPPGVPAMSLYPVKGQLVQFKAEPNTLKHVIELDRSYLVPRGDGLILAGSTEEPEAEYDKLPTEHGTEVLKEFACAVVPALQHYPVVRTWAGLRPGTADGLPYIGKSNAWDNLILATGHFRAGIQLSIATAEVVEDLIIGTTPRLEVDMFRLDRPAAPRYLPAFRS
- a CDS encoding PDZ domain-containing protein translates to MKTILTLLFLSLALHADTKPLVKPAEAVVVPFELVSSGHFIVKVKLDGNGPYNLIFDTGAPTSLISPRIAKDAGLLAKAKDKPLIPLFGMMGNAQIAKFQVGSLVAENTSAQIMDHPTVKLFSEEYKEKYGSIEGIVGFPFFSQFRMSVDYAKKELTFVPNGYKSEDVMQAMMNRMMSSMSGKQEPKIVGAGALLGFDIQNDDDDEANGVIVSNVFPESPAAKAGLKKGDKLLTIGGRWTDTVDDTLIAASFVKPKQKAVVEILRGGKSMVLTVVPASGF
- a CDS encoding PDZ domain-containing protein; protein product: MKWMIVGAALCISSFAVNAEEPKKKQPPTFEVPYRLTDTKHVLVRAKINNKGPFNFIIDTGAPAMIMTEEIAKKVGAKTDKGWADFDSVVLEGGLKLDKPRGLAIDMFQLKGMNSMGLAGCELHGVIGYNILSRYRIVYDFNEDKLLWTPVDIELPEPKRITGKEKDSGQSSLEMMGTMMKFLAAFSGIKPNYAVNQRGFVGAELGITKEGVIVKQILANSPAAKSGLQVGDLIVSKGKIEAATIEKLLDSFSKLGSDSIVALTVLRGGKETKLEMTLGKGI
- a CDS encoding TolC family protein, giving the protein MNFNIRLGVISFALFCFCADVHQIVAQQKKVPFAVDRVVQAQAIVVDKNKEENLRKDLPVNNFRALGLDDLISRSLATHPRLGKAGFVVEQAKGYHYQAGLYPNPVLNLVGDELGDVQGPVGILTIPGISQEIVTASKLSLGQAVAAKEVDGANLRLLEERYELIGSIRAQYIAVICLQRRAQVYADLVQLTETATKNSQALFENNLLPKLALLRQEVALERIRAEELAISAQLVAAFQALAAVAGDLQLPPQLLGSLLDQPVPVYDADQLRSVVLQIHPRVRRFQVEIEQRTAQLAKANADVIPNVTVSTGYVYQGQNKSHDWTLGVSVPIPSWNRNEGNIFAARMGIHIAQKQLEVVQLELAEGVAKTYQDYAAGLAKVKQYQEKILPRIEDLYQQSLKAFQQGQLPFNDITLVQQNLVNTRLEFLQEQERAWQAAARLSALLMEDQWPPARQK